GGCCGTACGTGTAGGCCAGGATGAAGCCGAAGGCGGCCCACGGCAGGAAGGCGCTCGGCGACGGGGCGATGTTGAAGACCGTGCCCAGGACGACGAGATCGAGCACGAAGCAGCCGAACGCCACGAGCCCCACGATTCCGGCGATGTAGAGCGTCCTCTCCTTGCGCGCGGCGAATTCCGTTCCGATCAAGGCCAGGAGCGGGGCGGCCAGGACCAGGGCGACCTGCGCCGCTGTGCCGAACAGGCCCCAGAATCTATAGAAGAAGAGATAGACCGAGGCGCACAGGGCGAGCGCTCCCAGGAACGAGGCGATGCGCATCCCCCAGGACATCTGCTTCTGGGCTTCGGTCGTATCGATGTCGAACGCCTGCGACAGCCGGCGCAGCGTCTCGTCGTGGTGCCTTGCGAGGCTCAGTTTTTGCTCGTCCGGCAGCGCGAGGACTCCCTCCGCCTCGAGGGTCCGGAGCTCTTCCCGGAAGGCGCGGATGCGGTCGGCACGTTTCTGGGCGTCAGCCTGGCTCATGCGCTGACCGGCATCCTATCCCACCCGGCGGATCGGGTGTCAACCCGCTTTCTCGGTCTTTTCGCTGTTGACAGACCCGCCGCCACGGAGTACTAGAACTGGCAGACTCAACCCGAGCGGCCCTCGGGAAGTCAGATAGAGTGCGTGGCCTCCGCCAGGCCACCGAGGAGGGTTCATGAGACTATCCGGGCACGCCAGTCCGAGATCGACCTCAAGGATCAGAACCGCGCTGCTGCCGGCGGTCGTCGTTTGCGTTCTTCTCGCCGCGACGGGCACCGCCGCCGCCCAGACCGCGACCAATACGCTGCCGGTCCTCTACCGCCTCGACAAAGGGAGCAACTACGAGCAGGGATGCTTCGGCCCCTGTGCCTGCCCGGTGCTGATCAGCACGGAGGCGGTGGGGACGCTGGTCCTGACGCCGGCCGGGTTCGACGGCCTGTACAACACGTTCAAGGTGACCGATATCAACTGGATCGTGTCGATCAACGGCACCGATACCTTCGTCACCGGCTCCGGCACCTACAAGGTGGGCGGCGAGGTCGCGCTGCAGCAGGAGCTGACGCTCGACCTGAAGGTGGGGGACGACGCGGTGCAGCGCTTCGACAGCGGTCTGGTCGGGGTGAGGGCTCCCTATCCCGCCATCGACGTGACGATCTCGATCAACGGCATGACCTGCTTCGACACGGTCTTCCACGTCGCCACCTCGCCGGTGCCGATCGACCAGATCATTCCCTACCGGCTGCTCGCCGGAAGCACCTTCCAGAGAGGGTGCTTCAACGCCTGCGACTGCGCCGTCGGCCAGAAGCTCCCGATGACCGGGGCCTTCGCCCTCGTGCCGCTGTCGCCGACGCCGCTTTTCAACAGGTTCGCCGTGATCAACGCGCGCTGGCGCGTCCAGGACCCCACGGCGACCGGCTCGTCCGCCGGCTTCCCGGTGCGCGGTGCGGGCATGTATCTCTATGGCGGCGAGTTCGCGGTGCAGCAGAGGATGAACATGATCCTGAAGGTGGACAAGGAGGCTCCGGCCCACTTCGACAGCGGTCTGGTCCTGGGCGGCGGCACCCCGCGCATCGACATCAGGATGTCCGTGGTCGGCGCGGTCTGCCTCGACACGGTCCTGGAGATCCACGCGGAACCCCGCCTGCTGTTCCGCCAATCGCCCCGCACCGACGGAGACGCTCCTTAGATCAGGAGAACGCTGCACGAGGCGGGGTGGTGCGCCCAGCAAGACTCGAACTTGCGACCTTCGGATTCGTAGTCCGACGCTCTATCCAGCTGAGCTATGGGCGCACATCCCGAACAGTTGCTTCCTGCAGGAGCGGAAGTCTAACACAGGACGGCGGAGGTCGCTTCAAGCGCGGGCACGGTAGGCGCGCCAATAGGCCTGGCCCGACTCCGGCAGGGTGTAGATCGGGTCGTAGTACTCGTGGCGCTTTGCGAGCGCGCCGTCGTCGTCCGACTCGAGGGCGGTGCGGTAGTTCTTCGTCCAGAAGGTGATCCCCTTCTCGCGGTCGTAGTCCTTGATCTGGTGCACCCAGCGCTTGCCGACGAACGGCACGTCGCAGACGATGCGCGGCGTGGCGAAGCCGGGGAGATACCCCATGATGTCGTGCTGCAGCTGCTGGGCCTCGTGCACCGCCAGCCGCCAGTGCTCGCTGTTCGGGATCATGTCGCACATGTAGAAGTAGTACGGCATGATCCGCGCGTGGTCGAGCAGGGTGAAGCACAGATCCAGCAGCGCCTTGGCGCTGGCGTTCACGCCGCGCATCAGCACCCCCTGGTTGCGCACGTCGCGGAACCCCATGTCGAGCAGGTGCACGACCGCCTTGGCCACGAGGGGCGTGAGCGACTCGGCGTGGTTCACGTGCGTGTGCACCGCGAGGTCGACGCCGCGCTCCCGCGCCTTTTTCGCCAGCCGCTCGAGACCGCGCAGGACGTCGTCCTGCAGGAAATGCTGCGGCAGGGCCATCAGCCCCTTGGTCGCCAGGCGGATGTCGCGGATGGTGTCGATGTCCATGAGGCGCGACACGAAGTTCTCGAGCACGGAGATCGGCAGGTTGGCGATGTCGCCGCCCGACACCACGACGTCGCGCACCTGCGGCGTCTTGCGCAGGTGATCGAGAATCTGCGTGTAGCGGTCCTTCTGCTGGATGCTGAACTTGTGCTTCTCCACTTGAGGCACGTCGTTGCCGACGAGATCCATGCGCGTGCAGTGGCCGCAGTACTGCGGGCAGGTGGACAGGAGCTCCGCCAGGACCTTCGTCGGGTAGCGGTGCGTCAGCCCCTCGACCACCCACATGTCGGCCTCGTGCAGGCTGTCGCGCTGCGACTTCGGATGGCTGGGCCAGTCCGGGTCCCGGTCCTCGAACGCGGGGAGCATGTAGCGGCGCACGGGATCGTTCCACAGGTCCTCGACCTGCATCGTGTTGAGCATCTGCGGCGGCACCAGGAGCGACATCGTGGCGCGCTCCTTCTGGTCCCGCTCGATCCCCGCCGCCAGGGATTCGGGCAGCAGCGGCCCGAGGGCCTCGCCGAGCTCCTTCAGGTTCTTGACCGTGTTCTTGCGCTGCCACAGGGCGCTCTCCCACTCGGCCTGCGTGGTGTCCCGGTACCCGGGGATGCGCCGCCAGTCCGGCTCGACGAACGGTCGCCTGAGGGGGTACTCGAAAGGCTGGTGGGACGGCGTGGCGGGCCTCAAGGCCGTCGTCGTGCGTGGGGTGTGATCGCTCATTCCGCTGGCCTCGCGCCCGGTTTCGGATTGTGCAACGCTGTTTCCGTGGCGCCGTCCATTGTCTCAGGAACCGGCCCCCTTCGCAAGCGCGGGGCGGGACCCCTTCGGCGTCATTATAAGTAGTGCCCAAAGCGGCCCTCGGGCAAGCGCGGCGGCGGGTCGAGGGGGGCCTGTATAATGCGCCCCCATGGCCGTGCTCCTCTTCTCCCACCTGCGCAAGGCCTACGCGGCGACCGTCGCGGTCTACGATGTCACGTTCGAGGTCCGCCCGGGAGAGGTGTTCGGGCTCCTGGGCCCGAACGGGGCGGGGAAGACGACCCTCATCCGCATGCTCATCGACATCATCGCGCCGGACGCGGGGGAGATCCTCCTGGACGGCCGCCCGCTGTCGCGCGCCGACCGCGGGCGCATCGGCTACCTGCCGGAGGAGCGGGGTCTGTACCGCAAGGAGAAGGTCCTCGACATCCTGGTCTACTTCGGGATGCTGAAGGGTCTCGACAGGGGCGCCGCCCGCGCCCGATCGCTCGAATGGCTCTCCAGGGTCGGCCTGCCCGAGGCGGCCGGACGCCGGGCGGACTCTCTCTCGAAGGGGATGCAGCAGAAGGTTCAGATCGCCGGGGCGCTTCTGCACGATCCCGCCATCCTGGTGATGGACGAGCCGTTCACGGGGCTTGACCCGCTGAACGCCGTGCTCGTCAAGGACCTGCTGCGGGAGAGACGGGACCGGGGGAGCCTGGTCATCCTGTCGACGCACCAGATGCCGATGGTGGAGGAGCTGTGCGACCGCGTGGCGATGATCGATCGCGGGCGGCTGGTGCTGTACGGCGACCTGGATGAGATCCGACGCAGCCACGGTGAGTCGATCGTGCTCGTCGATACCGACGCCGACCTCGGGGCGCTGCCGATCGTGGCGCGCGTCGAGCGCCAGGGGGGGCTGCATCGAGTCGTCCTGCGGGACGGATCGCGACCGCGCGATCTGATGGCGCTCCTGCAGGAGCGGCGGATCGCCGTCGATCATTTCGAGGCCCTGCGCACGCCGGTGGAGGAGATCTTCGTGCGCACCGTCCGCTCGCAGGGGGGAGTTCCCGCGCCGCCGCCGGTTCTCGCGGCGTCCCACCCGGTCGAGCCGGCGTGAGCAAGGTCGGCGTCGTCGCGGGCCGGGAGTTCCTCTCGACGGTGAAGCGCCGCTCGTACCTCATCGTCACCTTCGGCATGCCGTTCTTCCTGAGCGCCTACGTCGCGATCGTCGGCCTGCTGCCGGCCTATTTCATGAGCCGGTCCGGGACATCGGTCAAGCCGATCGGCATCGTGGACCTCGCGCGCGTCGTCCGCCCGGAGGTGATCGACGTGGTCGCGAAGGAGCACGACGTCGCGGCACGCGTGGCCGGCGAGCTGGTGCGGCGCGTGGCGCCCGGCGCTTCCAGCGACAGCGCCGTCACGTCTCTGCTCGAGGAGTTCGTGCGGCCGCTGGCGTTCGTCAAGGTCGCCTCGAAGGACGAGGCGCTGCGGCAGCTGCGGGACGGTGTCGTGCAGCGCGTCTTCGTGCTGCCCGTCGACTACATCGGGAGCGGCGCCGTCGAGACGTACCAGACGGAAGCCGCGCCCATGACGAGAGGCTCGGAGCGGGCCGAGCGGGCCCTGGCCAGGATCCTTCGCCAGTCCCTGGCGGCCGGACGCGTGCCCGAGGACGTCGGCACGCGTCTGGAGCAGCCGATCGACTCGTCGGCGTCATCCTCGTTCCTGGTGCGCGCGGACGGCGGCGTGGAGCCGGACAGGGCGAGCGAGCGGATCGCGCGTCTGGTCATCCCCGGTGTTTTCGCGATCCTCCTGCTCATGTCCCTTCTCACGACCGCCGGCTACCTCCTGCAGGGTGTGGTGGAGGAGAAGGAGAACCGCGTCATCGAGGTGATCCTGTCGTCGGTGACGCCGCAGGACCTGCTGTTCGGAAAACTTCTCGGGCTCGGGGCCGCGGGGCTGCTCCAGCTGGGAGTGTGGGTGACGGTGGCCGGCCTCGCCTCGAGCCTCCTCGCGGCGGCGGCGCTCGCCTATTTGAACTGGAGCCTGTTCCTGTTCTGCCTGCTGTTCTTCATCGGCGGGTACATGATGGTGGGCAGCCTGATGACGGGCACCGGTGCGCTGGGCACGAATGCCCGCGAGAGCCAGCAGTTCTCCGTGATCTGGACGCTGTGCCTGGTGATCCCGCCGGCCGTCACGTGGATGCTGATCGTGGACGATCCGAACAGCTGGATGGCGCGCGTTCTCGGCTGGTTCCCGCTGACGGGTCCGATCACGATGATGATCCGCCTCGGCACCGGGAAGGTTCCGGCCTGGGACGCCGCGGTGGCGCTCGCGTGCCTGGCCGCGGGAGTCTACCTCAGCATCCGCGGCTCGGCCGCGCTCTTCCGGCTCGGCCTCCTGATGTACGGCAAGCGTCCGTCACTGCGCGAGATCGTCCGCCAGCTCAGACACGCCTGAGCTCCGCTTCAGGCGCAGGGTGCCGCGCCCCGCCTCGATCCGCAGCTCGGGCCCTGTCGGCCCCGAGATATCCACCAGCCGGCGGAGCGCTCTATCCGCAGCCCCTCCCCGGAGCACTTTCGGCTGGTAGCGCACGCGCGGATCGCGGTTCTTCACGTACAGGGGAAAGGCGCTCACGACGGTCTCGTCATCCTCGAATCGAACGGCGATCAGCAGACCCTCGGCATGGCTGTTGCGGGACCCGAAGGTGAAATTCCCGACGCTGTAGAAGATCGGGCAGCCGTGGTAGATCTCGAACGGCTGCACGATGTGAGGGTGATGACCGATCACCACGTCGGCGCCGCAGTCCACGGCGAATCGTGCCTTGGCTCTGTTCTCGGGGGAGGGCTCGCGATAATAGGGAACACCCCAGTGGAACGTGACCACGACCCTGTCCACTCTTTCCCGGAGTGCGCCGATATCGGCCTTCAAGGCCTCCGGCGTGTCCATCGCGGCGCCCGGCAGATCGGCCGTCGCCGCGCACCTCTCGTTCCAGTAATATCCGAGGAGACCGACCCGCCAGGGACCCGCCCGCCGGATCAGCGGCCGGTGAGCCGCCGACCGGTCGACCCCGGCGCCGATCGCGTCCGCCCCCGCTGACGCCAGCGCATGGAGTGTCTCGATGACTCCGTCGCGTCCGCAATCCAGCGCATGGTTGTTGGCGAGCGTCAGCACGCTGATCCTCGCTCGAGTCAGCGCGGCGGCCAGTCCCGGATTGACCTTGTAGGAGTAGTTCCGGGGCTCCTTGGCGGCATTTCGCGCCAGAGGCCCCTCGAGGTTCCCGAGGACGATGAAGGCGCTCTTGAGGAGCGGGAGAACGGCCTCGAAGGGGTAGTCGTTGTCTCCGCCTCGCAGTGCCTTCCTGGCGTGATCGCCGAGCATGATGTCCCCGACGGCGACGACGGAGAACGGCGGCTCTCCCAGGGCGGTGAGATGCGCGTCGAGGTCCGTCGGGGTGTAAAGGTCTTCCGAGACCGGGATCTCCTCGGGCGGGAGGTGTCGCAGCAGGATCTGCATGTTCCGTTCGCCGGCATCGGGCGGGGCTGCGTCCCATGATCGATCGGCGGGGGGGCGACTCACGGCGTCATCCTCTCTCTGTCGCCTGTGCCGAACGCGTACCCGAAGGTCGCCGTATAGAGATTCTCGTCGTAGTCGGTGGCGTCGCTCGGGTCGGACGTCAGCCCGGCCGCGGCGAAATGTGATCGATTGACATCGCGCTCCGCCGCCACGGCCAGGAACCAGCCTCCATTCAGGTCGGCGCGGAAGGTGAGCGTCGTGTAGCTGCGCCTGTCCGTGCGGTCGAAGTGGAAGGCGTCATTCACGTCCGTCGTGACATACGTGCGCTTCTCCCCTTCGTACTCCGCGCTGAGGGACTTCCTGCGTCCCTTTGCGCCCCAGCGCCAGCGCCCCGCTATCGTGAGGACGTTCCGACGGCTGGAGACGTCGTCGTGGATGAACGGATCACCCTGGCTGCCGCGGGCGTGCAGATCTTCCCTGCGGAAGGTCGCGACCAGGCGGAGCCGGCCGCCCGCGAGCGGCGTCCAGATCGGCCCCGCGGAGTAGTACGGCATCCGGCTGTCGCGCTCGTTGAAGAAATGGTCGTAGTTGCGCTCCTCGTTCCCCCCCGCCACCTCGATCCAGAGCCGGTCGGGCAGGATCGCCTGGTCCAGTTCGACCTGCCGGATCACCTTCTTGTACCTGGTCTCGAGGCGACGCACGGGGCTGGTCAGAGGGACGACACCCTCCTCGACGGCGATGTCGCTGACCATGTTGCGGCTGTAAAAGCTGGGGAGAAGACTGGAGCTGAGGCGAACCGTGGTCGTGTGCCTGCCGCCGTGAAGCGGTTGCAGGACCGCGAAACGGTAGGACTCGTAGTCCTTGATCGGGTTGTCCCGGTATCGATAGAACGATCCGTCGAGGCTGAAACCCGTCGGCAGATCGCGCAGCCACTTCGCGCGCAGGCCGACGGACAAGCGAGGGGTCGATACGAAATCGTCGGCGGTGTCGATCGAGAAGCGGTTGGACGCGAGGTTGCGGGCCTCCTGCGTCGGGGACGGGTGCTGCAGGCGGTCGAGGTCGCGTTGCGAAAGCTGAATGATGTTATCGTCGTACCTCTCGTCGAGCGCGAGACGCAGGTTCCAACTCGTCTCCGCCGCCCACGCTGGCGGTGGCGGCACCACGGTCGGGACCGACAGGACGAACGCCGCCAGTCCGATGGTGCGCACCCACGATCGGCCTGGCGCGGAGTCCACCGCCTACTCCACCCTGTAGAAATACGTCATGCCGTCGCCGTCGGCACCCACGTCGGTAAAGGTGGTGGCCCCGGTGATCGCGAGGAGCTGGGTCTGTCCGAATTGACGCGGCGACGTGCTGCGGTAGATCGTGTAAGAAGCCTGTCCGGTCGAGGGCCAGGACAGTACGATGCTGAAAGGACCGCGTGTCACCGTGAGATCGATCGGGACGGCCGCCGGAGTGAAGGTGAACGCCGACGGCAAAACCGCCGTGCCTGAGCCGACATTGCCGACCGCGAGGTCGACTACGACTCCCTGTGGGCCCAGCGGAAAGGCGGGGGCCAGGGCGTTGATCTGACCGGTGCTCACGACGTCGACGCCGGACAGGGTGAGGCCGCCCAGGGTCACCGTTGCGGCCGGCTGGAAATTGGAACCCAGGATGGTGACGGGGGTTCCGCCCGACGACGGTCCCGAATTCGGGGCGATCGAGCTCACGCCGGGCAGCAGCGCCTGACCGAGGATGACATCCGGAAGCCCCACGTCCGACTGCACGGCGACACCATTCACCCTCGCCATCGCCAGGCCGCTCATCGTGACAGGAGGCGTGAAGACAATGTCGTAGGTCCCGGGCGGAACGAAGACGCTGTAGAACCCGGTTGCGTCGGTGTTGTCCAGCGACACGATCTGCCGGGTCGTGGTCCCGGACACGTAGAAATTCAAGTCAACCGCCGGGACGATCTGCGCCGAGGAGTTGCGGACGAAGCCGGAGACCGCGAAGGCACCGGGGAGCACGGCGTTGAACCCGCTCCTGCTCGCCGTGATCACGACGTTGGGCACACGCACCGTAGCCAGAGGTGTGCCCGGGGGTGGAATGAAGTTGACGTTATACGTCCTCGGCGGCACGACCACGCTGTAGTTGCCGCTGGCGTCGGTGTTGTCGTGTGGTGTCTCGGACTTGAGGCCGGTGTAGACGTCGAAAAAGCTGAGGTCCGCCGTGTCCACCGGTAAACCGAGCGAGTCCGTCACCTGGCCGGAAACCACGAACCCCTGCTCGAGCAGCACGTCACCCAGGTTCCGATCTCCGCTGACGCCGACGCCGAACAGCCGCTTGGCCGCCAGATTGGTCGTCGCGGGCTCGAAGCGGACGTCGTAGTTTCCCGGCACGACCACGACCGCGAAATTTCCAGCGCTGTCGGTGTGGTGATGGCCGACGAACAGCTTGTTGGTGGCGCTGCCCGCCAGGAAGAAGGTCAGATCGACGTTGGCGATCGGCGCGCGGGCGACCGTGATGCTCCTTCCCGTCACGAGGAAGCCGTCCGGGAACTGGACGGTCGGCAGGGGCGGGGGATTGTTGTTGATTCCGACGCCCGCAACCCGCACGGCGACCAGGCGCTGCGTCACCGGCGGGCAGCCCGTCGTTAACGGCGGGAAGTAATCGATGGTGTAGGTGTCGCTAGCAGGGATGACGGCACTGTAGGCGCCCGTGGCGTCCGTATGGTCGTCCCAGGTCAGAACCTGCACGAGCTTGTTGGTCACGGGGTCGCTGTGAAAGTAATTCGTGTTGGCCTCGGACACGGGTGTGCCCCGCGTGTCCGTCACCATGCCCTTCACCAGAACGCCCCCCGCGAGATTGACGCGGGGAAGCGTCATGTCGGCGGCCACGGTGACGGGGGCGGATTCCTGGGCGACGAGCAGAGTACATTTCTCGGGCTTGGTGTCGATGAGATACGTGCCCGGCGGCACGGCGACCGAGTAGGTGCCCGTGCCGTCGGTGCGATCGTGCGACAGATCGAGAACGATGCCGCTGACCGCGTCGACGACATCGATGTTGACGTTGATGACCGGGTGTCCGGGTCCCGCTGTGTCATAGACCGTGCTGCTCAGGAGCACGCCCGTGGAGAGGGCCACCGCCGGGAGCGTCGTGTTCCCCGTGATCGGGACCGAGAGACGGGCGAGGACCAGATAGCGGGTCCCCGACGGAGGGCCGTACCGGACGTCGTACAGGCCGCAGGGAATCGTCGGGACGACCACGCTGTAGTTGCCAGACAGATCCGTCTTGTCGCGCACGGTGAAGAAACGGTCGCTCGCGCCCGGGGGATAGAAATGGACGTACACGTTCGCCAGCCCGGTGCCGGCTGCATCCGTCACGCGCCCCGAGATGATGATGCCGAATGGCAGGACGACGGTCGCGAGCGTCCTGCTCGAGGTGAGATCGAAGCTGAGAATCCGTTGTGCCGCGAACAGGCTGCCCGAAGTGGGAGTGATCTCCAGGTCGTAGATCCCCGCGTTGACGCCCGCCTGGAACGAGCCGGTGGACGACGTGACGTTGTTGATCGCACCGGCCACGACACCGGTGCAGGAGTCGACGAAATTGATCGTGACGTTGAAGATGCCACCGCCGTTCTGGTCGGTCACCTTGCCGGTCAGCGTGACCAGCGCCGCCGACGCCGGGTAAGAGAGGGACAGCCAGAGCCCCATCGGAACGATGACTCGACCGAACCTTCCCAGCTTCATGTCGCGATCCTTTCAAGCAGCAGCTGCTCCCTGCAAATGCGTGTGTACGGCCCGTTCTTGAGATACAGGGTGTCGTGCGTCCCCTCTTCGACGATGAGACCACTGTCCATCACCACAATCCGGTCGGCGCGCTGCACGGTGGAGATGCGATGCGCGATGACGAAGACCGTGCGTCCTTGCATCAAACGAAGCAGGGCCTCGCGGATGAGGCGGTCGGACTCCGCGTCGACCGCCGACGTCGCCTCGTCGAGGATGAGAATCGGCGGGTTGTTGATGATGGCCCGCGCCAGCGCAATCCTCTGGACCTGCCCCCCGCTCAGGCGCTGGCCGCGCTCGCCGACCTGCGTGCGAAAGCCCTCGGGCAGGGCGCTGATGAAGTCGAAGGCGTTGGCGACCTTCGCCGCCTGCCACACTTCCTCCTCGGTCGCGGCCGGGCGGCCGTAGCGGATGTTGTCCTCGATCGTCCCCGAAAACAGGAACGGCTCCTGGGTGACGATGCCGATCTGGCGGCGCAGCGAGGCCAGGGTTGCCTCGCGCAGGTCCTGGCCGTCGATCAGGACGCGCCCCCCGGCCGGATCGATGAAGCGCGGCAGGAGACTCAGAAGCGTCGTCTTGCCGGACCCGTTCGGCCCGACGAGCGCGACTACCTGCCCGCCCTCGATCCGGACGCTGATGCCGCGCAGCACAGGCACGCCCGGCACGTAGGAAAACCGCACGTCCTCGAAGAGCACGTCGCCGCGCGTCACCGTGAGCTCCCTCGCACCGTCCCGCTCCTTGAGCGGCGTGGTCTCGTCCAGGAAGTCGAGGATGCGGTCGAGGGACACGCGCGCCGCCTGGTAGGTCTCGTTGGTGCGGGCCAGCCGGCGAAGCGGTGGGAAGAGCATGGCGGCCAGGGCGTAGAAGGCCATGAGCCCGCCCTTCGTCATGCGCTCGTTCAGGACGTCGTTGCCGCCAATCCACAGGATCAGGGCGCCGCCGATTGCCACCGCGACGTTGGCCAGCGCCGAAAGCTTGCCGCCGATCCGCGCCTTCTCGATCAGCCAGTCGCGCAGGCGCGCCGTCTGCGACTCGACCAGGGCCTCTTCCGCCGCTTCCTGGTGATAGGCCTTGACGACCACGCGGCCGGCGATCTTCTCCTGGAGAGTGCCCGACAGCGCCACGCGCTCGTGCCGCGCCTTCCGGCCGGTGCGCCGCAGGGCTGGGCTGAACCTGACGAATGTGAGGGCGTAGAACGGCAGGACCGACATCACCACGAGCGCCAGCCGCCAGTTCAGGGCGAGGATGACGCAGGCGACTGTAGCGATCGTAATCCCGTCCATGAGGGCGCGCAGGAAGCCGTCGGTGATCATGTCGAGGACGGCGTTGATGTCCCCCATGAAGCGCAGCATGATCCGGCCGGTCGACGCGTTCTTGAAGAACGGCATCGACAAGGACTGGAGGTGCCGGTAAAGGTCGAGCCGGAGCTCATAAATCATTCTCTGGCCCATTTTTTCGCTCGCCGTGCGCTGGAAGTAGGTGAGGGTCCCCTTGACAAGAGCCAGGGCGACCAGGCTCGCGAAGATGACCAGCAGGAACTGCTGAGGCGGAAGGTCGAGCCCGAAAATGTGCAGGGACTCGTGGCGCCTGAGGACGGCGTCGATGACCTTCTTCAGGAAGAAGGGAAGGGGTACGTCGATGACGGACAGGGCGACGCTCAACAGAAGCGTCGCGCCGAAGAGGACGCGGTGCGGCCGGGCGTACGGCAGAAGACGCCGTATCTCATCCCAGGCTCCCCACTCCTTCTGCGGCGAAGGGAGGGCGGAGGGAGTCTCGTTCACGACGCTCCCCGTCAGGCCACCGACGCCGGCGTCAGGACATCGTTCAGGGCCCCCGACAGGATCATCTCGCCGTTGAGGCACGGCACCCCGGTCGCCTGCCGCACTTCCTCCATCCCAAGGCGGCTGTTCGCGACCATGCCGCTGACGGCCCCAACCGTGTACCCCCAATCGCGCAGCCAGCGCACACCGCTCTCGCATGACGGGCTCTCGGGCGCAGCGTACAGGGCCACGTCGATCGTTTCCTGGAACGATCGCTCTTCCAGGAGGAGCCGGGTCTCGCGCTGGAAGATGCCGTCGGCGAGCTCGTAAACGATGAACTCCGGCCGGTCCTCGAGGAGCATGGCGCGCAGGTCGGCGGCCAGCGCCAGGAGGTCGCGCGTCGGCAGGTTCGCAGTGGACGGATGGCCGACGCAGGTGAAGTCGAGCACGCGCAGAGCACCGGCATCCTCCATGATGCCGGGGTCCTTGCGGCAGGCCGTCCCCGTGATCTTGGCGGCCACCACGCGGCGCCCCTGGCCGCTCAGGCTGCGGATGACCTGGGCGGCGGTGGTCGTCTTGCCGGCGTTCATCGAAGCACCGACCACCAGGACGGTCCGCGGCCTGGGGGCGGAGATCTGCGTCTTCGGCCTGCGGGCGAAGTCTTTCAGGTAGAGCGCCTTGCCCGTTCCGTTCGCGAGCGATCCGATCCACTCGAGAGTCGTCGGCTCGGGCATCTTTTCATTCTTGCTCGCAATGAATCCACACACCCCGCCCATGCTCAGGAGGTGTGCGGCCGGGCCGTCGGCGATCGGGAGTCCCTCGTACTGGTCGGTAGCGTAGCGGTAGGCCAGGCACCCCCCGATCACGTCGCCGGGGAAAAGGGTGAGCCTCCGGCCATCCGTGCCCTCGACCTCCTTGTTCTTCCCGAGGCACAGGACTCGTGCCAGGACGAGCCGGCCGGGATCAGGATCCGAGCCCAGGAGGCCGATCCCCCTGACGGCGGAGCGGTCCACGCGGTGGGTCGTGTAAGTCCATTTGATCCGAATGTTGCCAAAATATTCCATCGAAACCTCGCTTCCGCTCGCTCCGGCACGGATCGCCGGGCGGACGGCATGGATGAATGCGTCTGCCTTCGGGAAGAAAGAACTCGCGTCGCGGCCTTATGCGATGGTCAGGCCACGAGTCCGGGGAGCGGCAGGCAGGGAACGACCGTGCCTTCGCGGGGGCGAGGGATGGAGTGGCAGGGACCGGAACCATAATGCGTCAGGACGTCAGACGCGTCGGTCGAGCGCGGGGAATCGGTCTGGATGTGCACCCGCAACATCGCCAGGAACTCCCCGGCC
The window above is part of the Candidatus Dormiibacterota bacterium genome. Proteins encoded here:
- a CDS encoding ATP-binding cassette domain-containing protein, translating into MAVLLFSHLRKAYAATVAVYDVTFEVRPGEVFGLLGPNGAGKTTLIRMLIDIIAPDAGEILLDGRPLSRADRGRIGYLPEERGLYRKEKVLDILVYFGMLKGLDRGAARARSLEWLSRVGLPEAAGRRADSLSKGMQQKVQIAGALLHDPAILVMDEPFTGLDPLNAVLVKDLLRERRDRGSLVILSTHQMPMVEELCDRVAMIDRGRLVLYGDLDEIRRSHGESIVLVDTDADLGALPIVARVERQGGLHRVVLRDGSRPRDLMALLQERRIAVDHFEALRTPVEEIFVRTVRSQGGVPAPPPVLAASHPVEPA
- a CDS encoding CapA family protein; this encodes MSRPPADRSWDAAPPDAGERNMQILLRHLPPEEIPVSEDLYTPTDLDAHLTALGEPPFSVVAVGDIMLGDHARKALRGGDNDYPFEAVLPLLKSAFIVLGNLEGPLARNAAKEPRNYSYKVNPGLAAALTRARISVLTLANNHALDCGRDGVIETLHALASAGADAIGAGVDRSAAHRPLIRRAGPWRVGLLGYYWNERCAATADLPGAAMDTPEALKADIGALRERVDRVVVTFHWGVPYYREPSPENRAKARFAVDCGADVVIGHHPHIVQPFEIYHGCPIFYSVGNFTFGSRNSHAEGLLIAVRFEDDETVVSAFPLYVKNRDPRVRYQPKVLRGGAADRALRRLVDISGPTGPELRIEAGRGTLRLKRSSGVSELADDLAQ
- a CDS encoding ABC transporter permease yields the protein MSKVGVVAGREFLSTVKRRSYLIVTFGMPFFLSAYVAIVGLLPAYFMSRSGTSVKPIGIVDLARVVRPEVIDVVAKEHDVAARVAGELVRRVAPGASSDSAVTSLLEEFVRPLAFVKVASKDEALRQLRDGVVQRVFVLPVDYIGSGAVETYQTEAAPMTRGSERAERALARILRQSLAAGRVPEDVGTRLEQPIDSSASSSFLVRADGGVEPDRASERIARLVIPGVFAILLLMSLLTTAGYLLQGVVEEKENRVIEVILSSVTPQDLLFGKLLGLGAAGLLQLGVWVTVAGLASSLLAAAALAYLNWSLFLFCLLFFIGGYMMVGSLMTGTGALGTNARESQQFSVIWTLCLVIPPAVTWMLIVDDPNSWMARVLGWFPLTGPITMMIRLGTGKVPAWDAAVALACLAAGVYLSIRGSAALFRLGLLMYGKRPSLREIVRQLRHA
- a CDS encoding lysine 2,3-aminomutase: MSDHTPRTTTALRPATPSHQPFEYPLRRPFVEPDWRRIPGYRDTTQAEWESALWQRKNTVKNLKELGEALGPLLPESLAAGIERDQKERATMSLLVPPQMLNTMQVEDLWNDPVRRYMLPAFEDRDPDWPSHPKSQRDSLHEADMWVVEGLTHRYPTKVLAELLSTCPQYCGHCTRMDLVGNDVPQVEKHKFSIQQKDRYTQILDHLRKTPQVRDVVVSGGDIANLPISVLENFVSRLMDIDTIRDIRLATKGLMALPQHFLQDDVLRGLERLAKKARERGVDLAVHTHVNHAESLTPLVAKAVVHLLDMGFRDVRNQGVLMRGVNASAKALLDLCFTLLDHARIMPYYFYMCDMIPNSEHWRLAVHEAQQLQHDIMGYLPGFATPRIVCDVPFVGKRWVHQIKDYDREKGITFWTKNYRTALESDDDGALAKRHEYYDPIYTLPESGQAYWRAYRARA